From a region of the Chitinophaga caseinilytica genome:
- a CDS encoding tetratricopeptide repeat protein: MNRRNSLFVAMLCIANGAMAQTVEDGLKDLYYGKYQTAKQNLEKAITAKPTDDRAYYYLGIAELGLENKDAAAAAFTKGLTAVPTSSLLMVGQGRIDLLNGKTAEAKQKFEAASTATEGRDGDVARAIADANTEIKGGDRGYALTIMEKLLNNEGRKKKQMYTATAADYIELGDAYRYLGGENGGKAITTYEKALELDANNAEAVMKQGLVNYNARLLQQAVADWSKATNMDANYAPAYFELYQFYITQRKEQFSLPHAAQYLQKYVEVGDPSDKSKNEYYLAAINFYQKDYDGAIAKAKALLPAANDVYKGKLTLLAADAHLQKGDSLSAKSLMDERVKAVPAEQLQVNDYKLLSAIYGKLKHSDSATQAGYQQTAGLYLEKYAETDTTTDAEKYRNVAEAYKDMRNYAKAAQWYGKALEVKENPAAMTDHFYKAFYEYYAADYSGSDASWTSFTEKYPTQPTAFYWKGMANFALDQQAKEGRGKDAFEKYIGMVKPEDEARNKRFLLNAYTYLMLYHYNKEDQAAMQPYMDKLVAIDPNNDTVRQVKEFLSSSNKAAGSSAKAATANGSK; encoded by the coding sequence ATGAACAGAAGGAACAGTTTATTTGTAGCCATGCTCTGCATAGCCAACGGAGCTATGGCGCAAACTGTGGAAGATGGTTTGAAGGATTTGTACTACGGCAAATACCAAACTGCCAAACAGAATCTCGAAAAAGCCATCACCGCGAAACCAACGGATGACCGCGCTTATTACTACCTCGGAATAGCCGAACTGGGACTGGAGAATAAGGACGCAGCTGCAGCCGCCTTCACCAAAGGCCTCACCGCCGTTCCCACCTCCTCCCTCCTCATGGTAGGTCAGGGCCGTATCGATCTCCTCAACGGTAAAACCGCTGAAGCGAAACAGAAATTCGAAGCCGCCAGCACCGCCACCGAAGGCCGCGACGGCGACGTTGCCCGTGCCATCGCAGACGCCAACACCGAAATTAAAGGCGGCGACCGCGGATATGCGCTCACCATCATGGAGAAACTCCTCAACAACGAAGGACGTAAGAAAAAACAAATGTATACCGCCACCGCGGCCGATTACATCGAACTGGGCGACGCTTACCGTTACCTGGGCGGTGAAAACGGCGGCAAAGCGATCACCACTTACGAAAAAGCACTCGAGCTCGACGCCAACAACGCCGAAGCCGTGATGAAACAAGGCCTGGTAAACTACAACGCCCGCCTGCTCCAGCAAGCCGTGGCCGACTGGTCCAAAGCCACCAACATGGACGCGAACTATGCACCCGCATACTTCGAACTGTACCAGTTTTACATCACCCAGCGTAAAGAGCAGTTCTCGCTCCCCCACGCTGCGCAATACCTCCAGAAATACGTGGAAGTTGGGGACCCCTCCGACAAATCCAAAAACGAATATTACCTGGCTGCCATCAATTTCTACCAGAAAGACTATGATGGCGCTATCGCCAAGGCGAAAGCCCTGTTGCCTGCAGCCAACGACGTTTACAAAGGTAAACTCACCCTGCTGGCCGCCGATGCGCACCTGCAGAAAGGCGATTCCCTCTCCGCCAAATCCCTCATGGACGAGCGCGTGAAAGCCGTTCCCGCAGAACAGCTCCAGGTGAACGATTATAAACTCCTCAGCGCCATCTATGGCAAACTGAAACACTCCGATTCCGCCACCCAGGCTGGCTACCAGCAAACTGCCGGTCTCTACCTGGAAAAATACGCAGAAACCGACACTACCACCGACGCAGAGAAATACCGCAACGTGGCAGAAGCTTACAAAGACATGCGTAACTACGCCAAAGCCGCCCAATGGTATGGCAAAGCACTGGAAGTGAAAGAAAATCCCGCTGCGATGACCGACCACTTCTACAAAGCGTTCTATGAGTACTACGCAGCCGATTACAGCGGTTCCGACGCCTCCTGGACCAGCTTCACCGAGAAGTATCCCACCCAGCCCACCGCTTTCTACTGGAAAGGCATGGCCAACTTCGCGCTGGACCAGCAAGCCAAGGAAGGCCGCGGTAAAGACGCCTTCGAGAAATACATCGGGATGGTGAAACCTGAAGACGAAGCCCGTAACAAACGCTTCCTCCTCAACGCCTACACTTACCTGATGCTGTATCACTACAATAAGGAAGACCAGGCCGCCATGCAGCCTTATATGGACAAACTGGTAGCCATCGACCCGAACAACGATACCGTTCGCCAGGTGAAGGAATTCCTCAGCTCCTCCAACAAAGCCGCAGGTAGCTCCGCGAAAGCAGCCACCGCCAACGGCTCCAAATAA
- a CDS encoding tetratricopeptide repeat protein, whose product MKKRISTVVALFLLTGGAMAQTIEDGLKNLYYGKYATAKSNFEQAIAAKPTDERAYYYLGIAELGQENKDGAAAAFQKGLTAVPNSPLLNVGLGRIDLLSGNAAAARQKFDAALNATAKSKNGDVARAIADANTEVKGGDKAFALAVMKQLVEGNDGRKGYKPVAADYIELGDVYRYMGGENGGKAIEAYEKALELEQNNAEAVMKRGHVNYNAKLLEQAVADWSQATTLDPNYAPAFYELYQFYYTPKPRQFSLPKAKEYLQKYLALSDQADKTRNEYYLASIMFLDRDYEGAINKAKSLIPQANESYKMKLERMIADAYLQKGDSLAARQQFDDYVKRSGESKLEPIDYKLGSEIYSRIKLGDSTQQAAIDQQSLNYLEKYATSDTAKDLDRYEAVAKAFQQARVFGKAGEWYQKVADLKAEKGEKPAALDLFNIGQNYYYASSGGTDTAMLAKSSEAFGKLTTAFPDLTTGHFWQGMAAAARDVEAKTGVAQPYFDKYLSLAETDPAKNKAGLIKAYTYLMVYYYNKEDKANMQKYMDKLTPLDPTSEPVKQIKDIMSKPQQKGGGR is encoded by the coding sequence ATGAAGAAGCGTATCAGTACCGTGGTTGCCCTTTTCCTCCTCACAGGAGGGGCAATGGCGCAAACGATAGAAGACGGGCTCAAAAACCTCTATTACGGAAAATACGCCACCGCCAAATCCAATTTCGAGCAGGCGATAGCGGCCAAACCCACGGACGAACGGGCGTATTATTACCTCGGGATCGCTGAACTGGGCCAGGAAAACAAGGACGGAGCGGCAGCCGCCTTCCAGAAAGGGCTCACCGCCGTGCCAAATTCCCCTCTTCTCAATGTTGGCCTCGGCCGTATCGACCTGCTGAGCGGTAACGCCGCCGCGGCACGCCAGAAGTTCGATGCCGCCCTCAACGCCACCGCCAAAAGCAAGAATGGCGACGTGGCCCGTGCCATCGCAGATGCCAACACCGAAGTGAAAGGCGGCGATAAAGCCTTCGCCCTCGCCGTCATGAAACAACTGGTAGAAGGGAACGACGGCCGGAAAGGATATAAACCCGTAGCCGCAGATTACATCGAACTGGGCGATGTTTACCGCTATATGGGCGGCGAAAACGGCGGCAAAGCCATCGAAGCATACGAAAAAGCGCTGGAACTGGAACAAAACAACGCAGAAGCCGTCATGAAACGCGGCCATGTGAACTATAACGCCAAACTCCTCGAACAGGCAGTGGCCGACTGGTCGCAAGCCACCACGCTCGACCCGAACTATGCCCCGGCTTTCTACGAACTGTACCAGTTCTACTACACCCCCAAGCCCAGGCAGTTCTCCCTTCCCAAGGCAAAGGAATATTTACAGAAGTACCTGGCCCTGAGCGACCAGGCCGATAAAACCCGGAATGAGTATTACCTCGCTTCCATCATGTTCCTCGACCGCGACTACGAGGGCGCCATCAACAAAGCGAAATCGCTCATCCCCCAGGCTAACGAATCCTACAAAATGAAGCTCGAACGGATGATCGCCGACGCGTACCTCCAGAAAGGCGATTCCCTCGCCGCCCGCCAGCAGTTCGACGACTATGTGAAACGCTCCGGGGAAAGCAAGCTGGAACCCATCGATTATAAGCTCGGCAGCGAGATCTACAGCCGTATCAAACTGGGCGATTCCACCCAGCAGGCCGCGATCGACCAGCAATCGCTCAACTACCTCGAGAAATACGCTACATCCGACACCGCCAAAGACCTGGACCGTTACGAAGCCGTGGCTAAAGCCTTCCAGCAGGCGCGGGTGTTCGGCAAAGCCGGCGAATGGTACCAGAAAGTGGCCGACCTGAAGGCCGAGAAAGGAGAGAAGCCCGCTGCGCTCGACCTGTTCAACATCGGCCAGAACTACTATTACGCCTCCAGCGGGGGGACGGACACGGCGATGCTGGCCAAGTCTTCCGAAGCCTTCGGAAAGCTGACCACCGCCTTCCCTGACCTCACCACCGGGCACTTCTGGCAGGGGATGGCCGCCGCCGCCCGCGACGTGGAAGCCAAAACCGGGGTGGCACAGCCCTATTTCGATAAATACCTGAGCCTGGCCGAGACGGACCCCGCCAAGAACAAGGCAGGCCTCATCAAGGCGTATACCTACCTGATGGTATATTATTACAATAAGGAAGACAAAGCCAATATGCAGAAGTATATGGACAAACTGACGCCGCTGGATCCTACGAGCGAACCCGTGAAGCAGATCAAAGACATTATGAGCAAGCCCCAGCAAAAAGGCGGCGGACGCTAA
- a CDS encoding NAD(P)H-dependent oxidoreductase subunit E, producing MAVQFSEEKLNKVKEIIARYPDGKQKSALIPVLHLAQESFGGWLSADTMDYVAGLLQIEPIEVYEVATFYSMFNLQPVGKYLFEVCQTGPCMLRGSDDIIHYIKEKLGIKNGETTADGLFTLKTVECLGACGYAPMMQLGKFYKEHLTKEKIDQIIAECRAQANN from the coding sequence ATGGCCGTTCAATTTTCTGAAGAGAAACTGAATAAAGTAAAAGAGATCATCGCGCGGTACCCGGACGGGAAGCAGAAAAGCGCACTGATCCCTGTGCTGCACCTGGCGCAGGAATCTTTCGGCGGATGGCTCAGCGCGGACACGATGGATTATGTGGCCGGCCTGCTCCAGATCGAGCCGATCGAAGTGTATGAAGTGGCTACCTTCTACTCCATGTTCAACCTGCAGCCCGTAGGCAAATACCTGTTCGAGGTATGCCAGACGGGGCCCTGCATGCTCCGCGGATCTGACGACATTATTCATTATATCAAGGAAAAGCTGGGCATCAAGAACGGGGAAACCACGGCCGACGGGCTGTTTACTCTCAAAACCGTGGAATGCCTCGGCGCCTGCGGTTACGCACCGATGATGCAGCTGGGCAAGTTCTACAAGGAACACCTCACCAAAGAGAAGATAGACCAGATCATCGCGGAGTGCCGCGCACAGGCGAACAACTAA
- a CDS encoding NADH-quinone oxidoreductase subunit D translates to MSDHHIQLPEGSIEKQTNTLNLGPTHPATHGVFQNVLEMDGERIVSATPTVGYIHRAFEKIAERKPYYQITPLTDRLNYCSAPINNIGWHLTVEKLLGIKTPKRVDYLRVIIMELARITDHLICNSVIGVDSGAFTGFLYVMQYRELVYEIYEEICGSRLTTNIGRIGGFERNFTETAFRKINKFLDEYPAVLKEFEKLFTRNRIFMERTQGVGAITAERALNYGFTGPNLRAAGVDYDVRVATPYSSYEDFEFSIPVGTTGDTYDRFLVRNAEMWQSLGIIRQAMDKLKDLPADVYHADVPAYYLPDKEDVYSKMEALIYHFKIVMGETDILPGEVYNAVEGANGELGFYLISDGGRSPYRLHFRRPCFIYYQAYPEMVKGAMLSDAIICMSSLNLIAGELDA, encoded by the coding sequence ATGTCTGATCACCATATACAACTACCGGAAGGCTCCATAGAGAAGCAGACCAACACGCTCAACCTTGGGCCTACCCACCCCGCCACCCACGGCGTATTCCAGAACGTACTGGAGATGGACGGCGAAAGGATCGTGTCCGCCACGCCTACCGTTGGCTACATTCACCGCGCTTTCGAAAAAATCGCCGAGCGCAAGCCGTATTACCAGATCACTCCGCTGACAGACAGGCTCAACTACTGCTCGGCCCCCATCAATAACATCGGCTGGCACCTGACCGTGGAAAAGCTCCTGGGCATCAAAACGCCCAAAAGAGTGGATTACCTCCGCGTTATCATCATGGAACTGGCCCGTATCACCGACCACCTCATCTGCAACTCCGTTATCGGCGTAGACTCCGGCGCATTCACCGGCTTCCTCTACGTAATGCAGTACCGCGAACTGGTATACGAAATCTACGAAGAAATCTGCGGCTCGCGCCTCACCACCAATATCGGCCGTATCGGCGGTTTCGAAAGGAACTTCACCGAAACGGCTTTCCGTAAGATCAACAAGTTCCTCGACGAATATCCGGCCGTACTGAAAGAGTTCGAAAAACTCTTCACCCGCAACCGCATCTTCATGGAACGTACCCAGGGCGTTGGCGCCATTACGGCGGAACGCGCCCTCAACTACGGCTTCACCGGTCCGAACCTGCGCGCAGCAGGCGTGGATTACGATGTGCGCGTAGCCACTCCGTACAGCTCTTACGAAGATTTCGAGTTCAGCATTCCCGTAGGCACCACCGGCGACACGTACGACCGTTTCCTGGTGCGCAACGCGGAAATGTGGCAGAGCCTCGGCATCATCCGGCAGGCGATGGACAAACTGAAAGACCTCCCCGCCGATGTCTACCATGCCGACGTTCCTGCTTACTACCTGCCCGACAAGGAAGACGTTTATTCCAAAATGGAAGCGCTCATCTATCACTTCAAGATCGTGATGGGCGAAACCGACATCCTGCCCGGCGAAGTGTACAACGCCGTGGAAGGCGCCAACGGCGAACTGGGATTCTATCTCATTTCCGACGGCGGCCGATCCCCGTACCGCCTGCATTTCCGCAGGCCCTGCTTCATCTATTACCAGGCGTACCCGGAAATGGTGAAGGGCGCGATGCTGAGCGATGCCATCATCTGTATGTCATCCCTCAACCTGATCGCTGGCGAACTGGACGCATAA
- a CDS encoding substrate-binding domain-containing protein encodes MFLKAKNWMGLALATASVTMLAAGCGGNNSGKGELDGPTKGEIHISVDKTYQPLLESEIRVFESQYPKAKIIAHYKPEADCFKDLFNDSARLIIVTRDLKENELEYFKKEKIRPQSGKLATDAIALIVNHSNPDSILTMDQVREIMNGKSQKKWNIVFDDQNSSTARYVLDSINKGQPLPANTMAAHSNAEVISHVEKDKNAIGVIGVNWISDTNDSTAIEFSNRITTVKLRADGYTEFVKPYQYFIGTKSYPLTRGMFYILKEPRQGLGSGFATFLSGQPGQLVIGKFKLFPARLNIVFREATLTE; translated from the coding sequence ATGTTTTTAAAAGCTAAAAACTGGATGGGCCTGGCATTGGCGACGGCTTCCGTTACCATGCTGGCCGCAGGATGCGGAGGTAATAACTCCGGTAAAGGTGAATTGGACGGCCCCACGAAAGGAGAGATCCATATTTCGGTTGACAAAACGTATCAGCCGTTGCTGGAATCCGAAATCCGGGTGTTCGAGTCACAGTATCCGAAAGCGAAGATCATCGCCCATTACAAGCCTGAAGCAGATTGCTTCAAAGACCTGTTCAACGACAGCGCGCGCCTTATCATCGTAACGCGCGACCTGAAAGAGAACGAACTGGAATATTTCAAAAAAGAGAAGATCCGCCCGCAAAGCGGTAAGCTCGCTACAGACGCCATCGCGCTGATCGTGAATCACAGCAATCCCGATTCCATCCTTACGATGGACCAGGTACGCGAGATCATGAACGGCAAATCGCAGAAGAAATGGAATATCGTATTCGACGATCAGAATTCCAGCACAGCGCGCTACGTCCTGGACTCCATCAACAAAGGCCAGCCTTTGCCGGCCAACACGATGGCAGCCCATTCCAATGCAGAAGTGATCTCGCATGTGGAAAAGGATAAAAACGCCATCGGTGTGATCGGGGTGAACTGGATTTCCGACACGAACGATTCCACCGCCATCGAATTCAGCAACCGCATCACGACGGTAAAACTCCGTGCAGACGGATACACCGAATTCGTGAAGCCGTACCAATACTTTATCGGGACGAAGTCCTACCCGCTCACGAGAGGTATGTTCTATATCCTCAAAGAGCCCCGCCAGGGTTTGGGTTCAGGCTTCGCGACATTCCTCTCCGGTCAGCCCGGCCAACTGGTGATCGGAAAATTCAAGTTGTTCCCGGCCCGTTTGAACATCGTGTTCCGGGAGGCCACTTTAACAGAGTAA
- a CDS encoding WG repeat-containing protein, whose amino-acid sequence MNAVLCLTASNAAAQQQLSKKLVPYRMGNKWGYSRIDNNWIVITPQFDDAQPFGELNGMWIKNDDIARVKKDGKSFWINGRGIRTEAEVDVKRIGESVRIAELQTADKPSDGAPIGQQSSNIRYSNGKAGLVDDGEVLLECKYDSIYAHGAFRMYAFVKLNGKWGAVATEQSKRGEWIVPAQFDAVTDMDVFGPYFLVTLDGKQGVWSNNTELLPLGYYTIRLAGGPMHYCAFAVSGKAGVRLFGLNGKPLGNEVYDWVFTNWSYIGVIPRYGIDKLVYVRKNKKYGVIDESGKAVTELKYDKLNAFPDMPYTLVMYKGKKGYIGTDGTEYFED is encoded by the coding sequence TTGAACGCAGTCCTGTGCCTTACCGCCAGCAATGCGGCCGCTCAGCAACAGCTATCCAAAAAGCTCGTGCCTTACCGCATGGGCAATAAATGGGGCTATAGCCGGATCGATAACAATTGGATCGTCATTACACCGCAGTTCGACGATGCGCAACCTTTCGGCGAACTCAACGGGATGTGGATAAAAAACGATGACATCGCCCGGGTGAAGAAAGACGGTAAATCTTTCTGGATTAACGGACGAGGAATCCGGACGGAAGCCGAGGTGGATGTGAAGCGGATTGGGGAAAGCGTCCGGATCGCGGAACTACAGACGGCCGACAAGCCGTCTGACGGAGCGCCCATCGGTCAGCAATCGTCGAACATCAGGTACAGCAACGGGAAAGCCGGGCTGGTAGATGACGGCGAAGTGCTGCTGGAATGTAAGTACGATTCCATTTATGCCCACGGGGCCTTCCGAATGTATGCATTCGTGAAGCTCAACGGCAAATGGGGCGCGGTAGCTACAGAGCAATCGAAGCGTGGCGAGTGGATCGTGCCGGCGCAGTTCGACGCAGTGACCGATATGGATGTGTTCGGCCCCTATTTCCTGGTTACCCTGGACGGTAAGCAGGGCGTATGGAGCAATAACACCGAGTTGTTGCCCCTGGGGTATTATACGATCAGGCTGGCTGGCGGGCCCATGCATTATTGTGCTTTTGCCGTATCCGGCAAAGCCGGCGTGCGGTTGTTCGGGCTGAACGGAAAGCCGCTGGGGAACGAAGTGTACGACTGGGTGTTCACCAATTGGAGTTACATCGGGGTAATCCCCAGGTACGGCATCGATAAACTGGTGTACGTTCGGAAGAATAAAAAATATGGTGTGATCGACGAATCCGGGAAAGCCGTAACGGAGTTGAAATATGACAAGCTGAACGCATTTCCGGATATGCCTTACACACTGGTGATGTATAAAGGGAAGAAGGGTTATATCGGGACGGATGGAACGGAGTATTTCGAGGATTGA
- the nuoF gene encoding NADH-quinone oxidoreductase subunit NuoF, producing MGRKLLLDKAHIEGIRYFDVYRKNGGYAAAEKALKSMSPDQVTEEVKKSGLRGRGGAGFPTGLKWSFLAKPEGVPRYLVCNADESEPGTFKDRYLMEFLPHLLIEGLLISSYALGANTTYIYIRGEYAWIPDILEEAIAEAHKNGFLGKNILGSGFDLDIYVQRGAGAYICGEETALIESLEGKRGNPRIKPPFPAVKGLYQCPTVVNNVETLATIVPIINIGGDEYVKYGTGKSTGTKLISACGNLNKPGVYEIEMNISVEEFIYSDEYCGGIPNGKRLKACIPGGSSVPIVPANLLLTTAKGEKRMMTYESLNDGGFATGTMMGSGGFIVLDEDQCVVRHTLSLARFYHHESCGQCSPCREGTGWMEKVLKNIEHGKGKMSDIDLLWDIQRKIEGNTICPLGDAAAWPVAAAIRHFRDEFEWHVLNPDEAQRRNFGLAHYADPLPVAAAV from the coding sequence ATGGGACGTAAATTACTGTTAGACAAGGCGCATATAGAAGGCATCCGGTATTTCGACGTATACCGGAAAAACGGCGGATATGCCGCTGCCGAAAAAGCCCTGAAGAGCATGAGCCCGGATCAGGTGACGGAAGAAGTGAAGAAAAGCGGCCTGAGAGGCCGTGGCGGCGCGGGCTTCCCCACAGGATTGAAATGGAGCTTCCTGGCCAAACCGGAAGGAGTGCCCCGCTACCTCGTCTGCAACGCCGACGAATCCGAGCCCGGTACCTTCAAAGACCGTTACCTCATGGAGTTTCTCCCGCACCTGCTCATCGAAGGCCTGCTGATCTCCAGCTACGCCCTCGGTGCCAACACCACTTACATCTACATCCGCGGCGAATACGCCTGGATCCCCGATATTCTCGAAGAAGCCATCGCCGAAGCGCACAAAAACGGCTTCCTCGGTAAAAACATCCTCGGCTCCGGGTTCGACCTCGACATTTACGTGCAACGCGGCGCCGGCGCCTACATCTGTGGCGAAGAAACCGCCCTCATCGAATCGCTGGAAGGCAAACGCGGCAACCCGCGCATTAAACCGCCGTTCCCCGCCGTGAAAGGCCTGTACCAGTGCCCCACCGTGGTAAACAACGTGGAAACCCTCGCCACCATCGTGCCCATCATCAACATCGGGGGCGATGAATACGTGAAATACGGCACGGGCAAATCCACCGGCACCAAACTCATCTCCGCCTGCGGCAACCTCAATAAACCCGGGGTGTACGAAATCGAGATGAACATTTCCGTAGAAGAATTCATTTACTCCGACGAATACTGCGGCGGCATCCCCAACGGGAAACGCCTCAAAGCCTGCATCCCCGGCGGCTCCTCCGTACCCATCGTTCCCGCCAACCTGCTGCTCACCACGGCCAAAGGCGAAAAACGCATGATGACGTACGAAAGCCTCAACGACGGCGGGTTCGCCACCGGCACCATGATGGGCTCGGGCGGGTTCATCGTGCTGGACGAAGACCAGTGCGTAGTGCGCCACACCCTTTCGCTGGCCCGGTTCTACCACCACGAAAGCTGCGGACAGTGCAGCCCCTGCCGCGAAGGAACGGGATGGATGGAAAAAGTGCTCAAAAACATTGAGCACGGTAAAGGAAAAATGAGCGACATCGACCTGCTGTGGGACATTCAGCGCAAGATCGAAGGCAACACCATCTGCCCCCTCGGCGACGCCGCCGCATGGCCGGTGGCCGCCGCCATCCGTCACTTCCGTGACGAATTCGAATGGCACGTGCTGAACCCCGACGAAGCGCAGCGCCGCAACTTCGGCCTGGCACATTACGCAGACCCGCTGCCGGTAGCTGCCGCTGTCTGA
- a CDS encoding NADH-quinone oxidoreductase subunit B — protein MSRPVQFNTNVKVVEMPEGYSGEGFFATSFDKVIGLARKNSIWPLPFATSCCGIEFMATMAAHYDLARFGSERLGFTPRQCDLLMVMGTIAKKMGPVLRQVYLQMAEPRWVIAVGACASSGGIFDTYSVLQGIDQIIPVDVYVPGCPRARKRSSTA, from the coding sequence ATGTCTCGTCCTGTTCAGTTTAATACGAATGTGAAGGTGGTGGAAATGCCGGAAGGCTATAGCGGAGAAGGTTTCTTTGCCACATCTTTCGATAAGGTCATTGGCCTGGCCCGTAAGAATTCCATCTGGCCGCTGCCGTTTGCCACATCCTGCTGTGGCATCGAATTCATGGCCACCATGGCCGCCCACTACGACCTCGCCCGTTTCGGCTCCGAGCGTTTGGGCTTTACGCCCCGCCAGTGCGACCTGCTCATGGTAATGGGTACCATCGCTAAAAAGATGGGGCCCGTGCTGCGGCAGGTATACCTGCAAATGGCGGAGCCCCGCTGGGTGATTGCCGTTGGCGCCTGCGCCAGCAGCGGCGGTATCTTCGATACCTACTCCGTGCTCCAGGGCATCGACCAGATAATCCCCGTGGACGTTTACGTTCCCGGATGCCCCCGCGCCCGGAAGCGATCCTCGACGGCGTGA
- a CDS encoding NADH-quinone oxidoreductase subunit C, giving the protein MSLTNEHIKNRLVEKFGEALTNFEESYGIMSFHAPKEINLKVMQFLYDEEDLAFRFMTDLCGVHYPDNAGAELGVVYHLHNLVQNVRLRFKVFTAVETPQIFTATKLFATANWQERETYDFFGVDFVGHPNLVRILNVDEMDYFPLRKEFPLEDQTRVDKDDEMFGRGGSVGI; this is encoded by the coding sequence ATGTCTTTGACGAATGAGCATATCAAGAACAGGCTGGTCGAGAAGTTCGGCGAGGCGTTGACCAATTTTGAAGAGTCGTACGGCATTATGTCGTTCCACGCGCCCAAAGAGATCAATCTGAAAGTCATGCAGTTTCTCTACGACGAAGAGGACCTGGCATTCCGTTTCATGACCGACCTCTGCGGCGTGCATTACCCCGACAACGCGGGTGCCGAACTGGGTGTGGTGTATCACCTGCACAACCTCGTGCAGAACGTGCGCCTCCGGTTCAAAGTGTTCACTGCCGTGGAAACACCGCAGATTTTCACCGCCACCAAGTTGTTCGCCACCGCCAACTGGCAGGAAAGGGAAACATATGATTTCTTCGGGGTCGACTTCGTAGGGCATCCGAACCTGGTCCGCATCCTGAACGTGGATGAAATGGATTACTTCCCCCTGCGCAAGGAATTCCCGCTGGAAGACCAGACCCGTGTAGACAAGGACGACGAAATGTTCGGCCGCGGCGGAAGCGTCGGTATTTAA
- a CDS encoding NADH-quinone oxidoreductase subunit A, with protein sequence MFFVSEFLTASNTPVSYFPILLQVVAALGFVGITMIATHFLGPKRKTSDKLENFESGIEQMGNARQPVAIKYFLTAILFVLFDVEVIFFYPYAVNFKALGWSGFMAMLAFVCFFMGGFYYIIKKGALKWED encoded by the coding sequence ATGTTTTTTGTCTCTGAATTTTTGACAGCAAGCAACACGCCGGTCAGCTATTTTCCTATCCTTTTACAAGTTGTTGCTGCTTTGGGTTTCGTTGGTATCACCATGATTGCCACGCACTTTCTCGGCCCGAAGCGTAAAACCAGTGACAAACTGGAGAATTTCGAAAGCGGTATCGAACAGATGGGGAACGCGCGTCAGCCAGTGGCTATCAAGTACTTTCTGACAGCAATTCTCTTCGTGTTGTTTGATGTGGAAGTCATCTTTTTCTATCCCTACGCTGTTAATTTTAAAGCGTTGGGATGGAGTGGTTTTATGGCGATGCTCGCATTTGTTTGCTTCTTCATGGGCGGTTTCTACTACATCATTAAGAAAGGTGCCCTGAAGTGGGAAGATTGA